The sequence TAGCCATAGTATTACCTGGGACTACGCTTCTCCGATTAAAAGTGTGGTACTCGGAAATACCAACGAGTCCAATTTCACTCAGTCTTTTCTGGGAAGTATAGACAATCTTCGCTTTTATGATAGATGTTTAAGCGCATCGGAAGTAGAGTATTTATATTACAGAGATCCTGCGTGCGATGTTAAAAAAGATATGGAAACTGTTGGTTTAAATAAGTACGGTTTGGGATCGGGTTTAGATGTTCTGAGCCAAAACACTCCTAATCCTTTTAATAATGAAACAACTATAAGTTATTTACTGCCTGCCTCGGTTACTAATGCTAGCATTGATGTGCATGACATGGTGGGTAAAAAAATAGCATCCTATCCACTCGAAATGAGGGGAGAATCGTCAATAAAAATCAGTACCACTGACTTTCCAGCAGGGATCTATATGTATTCTATTGTGGGAGACGGTAAGGTAATGCAATCCAGAAAGATGATCATTACAGACTAACGCTATTAACAGTAACTTACTCACCAGCATCACAAAACCCTTCTTACACAGGTTAGAAGGGTTTTGTGCGTTTATTGAAGTATCGGCTTTTCCAAACCCAGGCGACTATCCTAACATTCGCCCTTAAACGCCAACGCATTTAGCCTGTAGTTTCTCTTTTTTTTGCATAAGTGAATCAGAGGATTATTTGGTATTTTTTAATCGTTATTTTGTTACCAAATTGTGTTATAGTTACTAAGTGGAAGATGGATACTGCAATTAACGAAATACATATCACAGCCGGCTCTCAGCAGGTAATAAAAGAACTCTACGAAGTTTATGCAAAGCGATTATTGGCCTACACCCGCAAAAATTATCATTTAGCCGAAGATGATGCCATGAATCTTGTTTATAAGACAATTTACAGAATGGCTGACGTGAGAGAAAGGTACACTTTCGAAAATGAGCACAAACGCACTGCATTCATTTTTAAAACTCATATAAACTATTTGCGGAACTATTTTAGAGACAACAAATCTTTTGAGACCCGAAATTTTGAGGTAGAGCTGAAAGATTTTGTGCTGGTTGGTGAGGAGCAGCAGGCTTCTGTAAATCCAAAATTAAGTGTGCTTCAGAATTTACTGGATGAAATGGAAGATTGGGAAAGAATGCTGTTGCTTATGCGTGGACAAAATATGCCTTACAGTGAAATAGGAAAGTTTGTAAATAAACCAGAGAAACAATTGAAAGTTTATTATGCAAGGCTTAAAAAAAAGTTACTGGATGATATGAATGATATTTTAAATAAAAGTACCAATGAAAAGTAAACATTCCAGACATATAACAGAAGATGAGCTGGATAACTTATTGAGAGAATCTTTTCTGAGTCTTGATTTTGAGACTAATCTGAAAAATAAGGAAGTTTTGTCTGCTGTTGGTCAGAGAACTTTATCGAAAAAAAACAGATTTAATTTCTTTACTTCTTACCGGCTTAATTTGGTGTTTTTGATTTTTTCGCTGTTGATCTGCCTCACGTGTTTTTATCACTATGCGCAAGGTTTTCCAATTGCAAAAGTAGAAACCGTTCAGAGTTTAAAAATCATAAAGGCTTCAGAAATTAAGAAGGTAAAACCCACCTCGATATCAAAGGTTGTTATTCCATTGAAAATAGAAGCTTCTAGCAATACCACAAAGAAACGGAATCAAAAAAATAAGACAATAAAACAACATAAAAAAACAGCATCAGCTAGTGTTTTAAAACAGAAACTTACCGCGGATAGTTTATCGAGATTAGAGGAAGTAAGTGTTTCTCGAAGATCTAAAGATAGTTTATCGACGGTTATGAAGACCGATTCTTTAAAGGCTGTGCGTGAAAATCAATCTAAGACTGCCTTAATAGCTAAAAATAAAACAACGAAATCACAAAAATCGATGAGGCAGCCTACACCTGAGATAAAAGTCAGGACTAAAAAAATGGGTACTAGCAGGTTGTTTAAAAAAGATGGCACATTTCGTATGAAAGGTGGAAGATACGGGAAGTCGAAACATCCTTACCATCGTTAGTCTTTAGAGTTTTAAACCCTCTGTTTCTAAAACATAAGGCGGAGGCTGATGAATAACAATGAAGATAAAAAATAAAGGCTCAAACACTGAGCCTTAAATGAGTTACTGGGTTTTATCCTCTTCCTGCGCTTCTTTATCGTCGCCACCAAGACTATAAAAGTTGTTTTCTTCGTCCTCGCTGCCAATGTTTTCCTGTACATCATCTAATTCAGAACCCGGGATATCAAGATCTTCACCAGACATATCTTTCATATTTCCCTTATGATTTGGAGCATCGTGATCTGAAATAGATGTTTTTTTATGCAAAGTTTCAGGATCAAGATCAGTTTCTTTATCGTTATTATAAATGTCTTCGTTTGAAGGCTTTGAAGGATAGCCAGGAAATTCTTCTTTAGATTTACCGGAATTGGTTGTTTCTTCTTTTTTCATGATAGTCTTTATTCTAATTGTAACTAAACAGATGTCAGGCGCCTTAGTCTCTGCAATTCTATAAGGATAAAGGGTATTGAGAGATTTATATTCGACGTGTTGAGTAAAATAATTCTCAGGAAGACGCTTTAAACTCCTTAAAAACATCTTTAAAAAAAGCGTCAAAATTACTCTGAAGTTCATTTTCATACTCCTTAAAAAGTTTAATAGAGTTATCGAGCTGAACGGGATGTTTAATTCGGTGTGAAAGGTGATTCAGAACGGTTTGTATTCCTTCAATTTTGGAGTAGGAGTGATAAATGTCGTTTTGAATAACGTATTCTAAAAATCTATTGCTGCTTTTTGGAAGAAGATGTTGATTGTCTGAATAAACCTTGTAAACCTTTTTTGAGAATTCTGCAAGTGAAACATTTGAATAGCTGGAGAAGTCTTTTGCCAGAAAATAGTCGAAATAAATATCAATCAAGATGCCACTGTATTTTTCGAAACCGTCATAAAAAACACGTTTGCTTTTTTTAAATTCGGGGTGCTCATCGGTAAATGAATCGATTTTACGGTGGAGTAAAACTCCTTCAATAACTTTTTGCGAAAGGCCTGTAAAGTTGTTGCCCCGCAAATGATCTGCAATGAAATTTCCTATTAAAAGATCTTCGTCATTGTTCGATAGAAAAGCGTGAGCGAGGTAGTTCATCTTGCTAAATTAAGAAATTTACACTTATTGTTTTAGCTTCTGAAAGTGTATTGTCTTAAGCCAAAAAAATATAATTATGTCGCTTTTCGGGATTTATAAAAAAGGCATAAAAAAAAAATCACGACTTTGAACTTACTTTCTTTTTACGCGTATAAGATAAAAACAAGTATTCTCATGAAAACTTTACTCCTCTTTAGTTGCTCCTTATTTTCCCTTATAGGGTTTTCGCAAAAATCTGAGAAAATATTTGGAAATGCCCGACAGCACAAATCCATAGGTTATTACAAAGAGCAGTCAGCTGCCTGGGAAAGGGAACTGGAAAAGAATCCAAAAGATGCAGCTGCCTGGTATAATTATTACTACGCAAACAGAAACATTCTTTTTAATGATACAGTTAGTAATCGTAGTCCGAAAGAAAAAAGTGATCTGTTAAATAGCATCGTTGATAAGATGGGCAAAGCCGTTCCGGAAAGTTATGAGTACAATATCGCGAAGTGGCAGATAGGTGGAAATGATCCGAAATTTTTACCCTATTTAAAAAAGGCTATCGAGATAGGAGAAGGGCGGACAGAACACCTCGACTATATGATTAATCAAGGAGAATTGACAAGGAATATAAAAGATCGCGAGATTTATTCTCAGAAAAAGTTCGAGGCAGGGCAATTTTCAACAGGCGTTATTTATTATAACTACAATGTTTTAATGGGGTTGAGGGAAAATGCAATTCTAATAACATCTGGCGACAACGACACCTATCCTATCTGGTATTTGCAATCACAAGGTATTCGAAAAGACGTTACAGTTATTAATATGTACCTGGTTCAGTTAGATGATTATCGCGAAAAACTCTTTCAGGAATTAGGCCTTACAAAATGGGAGAAACCTGCCGGTTCGAAAGTAGCAGACGCGGATCACGAGCATGATAGAAATACGATTATTACACACATCGCTTCTAACTCCAAAAACTATCCATTGTACCTGGCTCTTACCACAGCTTGTGACGATAAGTATACCAAAGCAATCCAGGAAAAACTTTATCTAACAGGGCTGGCTTACTTGTACAGTAAAGAACCCATAGATAACATTGCCCTTTTGAAAAATAATGTGGAGCATCAATACGCGTTTGATTATCTAGACAAACCTTTTTATCATGAGATATCTCCTGACATCGTAAAAATGGTAAATGGAAATTATATAGTGCCCTTACTGACACTTTATGATCACTATAAACTTGCCGGAGAAAATTTAAAAAGCGAATGGACAAAATCAAAACTACTCACAATAAGTAAAGGAACAGACAATGAAGTTGAAATAATTAAACATTTACAAGCTCAGTAAGTTCTTGATGTTTAAATTCAATAAACACGATAAAGTTAACAGTAGTGATGAAGAACTCATGCTACAACTCACGGATGGCGACCGGCAAGCCTTTGAGACGCTTTATGACAGATATTTTAATAAATTAGTTTGGTTTGCCAAAGGATTTGTCGACGAAACAAATAGGGCAGAGGATCTTGTGCAGGATGTTTTTATAAAGGTTATTGAAAATCCTGATTTGTTTGATCAATCAAAAAAATTCTCAACCTGGATTTATGTGGTTACGTCTAACCGTTGTAAACAGGTTCTTAGAGATGAAAAGAACCGTTTAAGAATCTTACAAGAAAATGTATTTCCTTATGTTGAAAAAACAAGCAGGTTTATGGGATTTTCAGACTTTAATTTGTTGAAAGAGAAGATACAAAAAGTCTATATTAACTTCACCGAAAAGGAAAAAAATATTTACACCCTGCGATTTGAACAGGAACTAAGCATTAAGGAAATTGCTGAAATACTCGAATTACCGGAAGGCTCAATTAAATCAGGCATCTATTATCTACTAAAAAAATTAGCTCATCATTTAAAAGACTTTACACATGAATATTAATTTTGAAAAAACGCCCAATACTGTTTTTGATTGGGCTGAAAAATTGTCGTACACCGAATTAAGTAATTTACAGAAAAAGCAAGTTTTGCTTTATATGTCTGAAGAAGATTATACGGGGATTTATGAAACTTCAAAAGGGGTCAAAATTTTATTGAAAAGGGCTCCGGAAGTAGCCAATACTGGCAGGAAAAACGCCCTTCTCAATCATTTTGATGTAAATTATTCACGCAAAAAGCAAGCAAGGTTTAAAACTATAATTGCCTGGCAAGCGGCAGCAGTCATCTTAATGCTAATATCAGGCTGGTTATTTTACCGTGTTTTTGATCTTCAAAAAGCAGATTCTGTTTTGCAGGTAGCTAGTACAGATACGGTTTACGTGACTAAAGAAATCAGCGCTGAACCAGAACATATTCATGATACTGTTTATCTTTATAAAGAATCCGCAAAATCTGCGTTCAAAGAAAATTCGGTTATAGATTCATCGCAATCTGCCATTTCGGGGAAGTTAAATACCTTGGAGTCTTTGCCAGTAGTAGAGCAGAAAAATGTGTCTGGATTACCTAAAGGTAATAGCATGAAAGATGATAGTCTTTTAAAAAAATTTGGATTTGTAGCGATGTAGTTAGTTGATGGTTACTAATGACGCGTAATTAAGAGTAGCAAATTTAACCTTGAAAGATTTATTTATTTTTGATGGTCCGAAAATTCTAATAGAACTGGTTAAAATGCTTCCAAGGTCTTCAGTTTGATAAGTGTCAGTTCCATTTCCGGTTAAGATCGGGTAAATGCCTCTGAGCACCGCTTTAACCTGATAGTCTGTGCGTTCGTCTATCAAAGGAAAGGTTACTTTAAACGGATCATTCTTATTTAAGAGATAATGGAATTGGGTAAATGTTGAGACTTTTTTTAAGGTATCAGAATTTCTATACAGACTGCAATCAATTACGATGGTGTAGTTTTTATTCAGGTAATCTGCGGGAATATTCCAATCAGAAAAATTAAAGGTTACATCTGCAGCAGCTTGCATGCCGCAATACACCTGTTGTGTAAACGTTCTTTCCACCTTACGGTACGTTGTTGTGATAGAAACGGCGTAAATGCCTTTTGCTTTAAAAATATGTTTCGGACTTAGTTCGTTCGAGCTGGTTCCATCGCCGAAATCCCAACTGATTTTATCATAGATCTTAGAACAATTTTCAAAGTATACAGAATCTCCTTCCTGAATAAATAAGTCAGAAGCTTTATAACTGGCACTAGGTTCTGAAAAATTTTCGATTTCGGTTTTCCAATCCATTCTTTTCACTTCCTTTTTACAGGAAATTGAAAAAATAATACAGAATGCAAGAAGTGCAGTAGTAAAAGTTACTTTCATTGGCAGGTGTGTTTGCCAAATATATAAAATTTTAAATAACAAGTTCTTTTGCCAGACTGTTAAAATCTACACCGTCAAAATTACCGCTACTCATCATCAATAAAACGGAGTCGTTCCATTTTTTAGATTTCAGATAATCTGTAACATCTGAACTTTTAGTAAACACTTCAAGATCTTTTCTGTTAAAACAAGCATGTACCTGCTCAGGAGTAATTTCTTTAAGTTTTTTATGGGCTATGGTGTGCGGATTAAAATAAACTATTGCTTCGTCAGCCAAATTCATAGAGTCTTTGTACTGTGCTAAAAACTCTTCGTTCAAACTACTAAATGTATGAAGTTCCATACATGCAATAATTTTACGCTTTGTGAATTGTTTTTTCACAGCGTCAGTCGTAGCTTTTAGCTTGGAAGGAGAATGAGCAAAATCTTTGTAGAAATTAAAGGTATCTTTTTTGTATACTAATTCTAGACGCTTTGCCGCACCCTTAAAAGATTGTATAGCTTCGTAAAATTGAGTATTTAAAATTCCGATCTTGTTACAAACGAGGCGCGCTCCGTTTAAGTTCATTAAATTATGATTACCAAAAATTTGCAAAGGAATTTTTTGTTCGTTTACAAGCAAATACGTAGTGCCATCAATAATCTCGTGGTTTGGAACAGAGTAAGGCATCTTGTCAATTTTTGAGTTTGTGGTAGTTTTGCAAACATCCTCCAGCACTTTGTCCTCTGAGCAATAAATCAAACTTCCATTTGGTTCAATAAGATTGATAAACTTTTTAAACTGATCAACATATATTTCAAAAGTTGGAAATACATTGATATGATCCCAGGCTATGCCACTTAAAATTGCAATATTTGGTTTGTAAAGGTGAAATTTTGGACGACGGTCGATAGGTGATGCAAGATATTCGTCGCCCTCAATTACGGCGTATTGTGAAGTATTTGTTAAGTTCACCATGGTATTAAAGCCCTCCAATTGAGCTCCTACCAGATAATCTGTTTCAATCTTTAAATAATTCATTACATGAAGAATCATAGCTGTAATAGTGGTTTTGCCATGACTTCCACCAATAACGATTCTGGTTTTTGTTTTTGTAGCCTCGTAAATGTATTCTGGATAAGAATAAATTTTTAGTCCCATTTGTCTTGCGCGAATTAATTCAGGGTTGTCTTCACGGGCATGCATTCCTAAAATTACTGCATTTAAATCGCCCTTGATTTTATCCGGGAACCAGCCTATTTCTTCAGGAAGAATACCTGCTTTAGCCAGCCTGCTTTTACTTGGTTCATTAATTTCATCGTCACTTCCTGTTACCTCAAATCCTTTTTCGTGAAGAGCCAGAGCCATATTGTGCATAGCGCTTCCACCGATGGCAATCAAATGTACTTTATTCATTTCTTAAAAATTAATGAGTTAAAGTAGGCTTTTGTAGTGACTGGAATAAAATGCAGAAGATTTATTTTACACAATGTTGTGTTTATAGGCCTAAAAAATCTAGAATCTTAAGCCCATAACCATAACGTCATCCGTTTGTGGAAGTCTTTTTTTCCATGAAATAAGTTCGCGCTTAAAAAGAATTTTTTGTTCCTGCATTGGTAACTTATAAATTGATTGTATGAGCTCCTTAATTTTTGTTTTTTTGTATTTTT is a genomic window of Sphingobacteriaceae bacterium containing:
- a CDS encoding ACP phosphodiesterase, yielding MNYLAHAFLSNNDEDLLIGNFIADHLRGNNFTGLSQKVIEGVLLHRKIDSFTDEHPEFKKSKRVFYDGFEKYSGILIDIYFDYFLAKDFSSYSNVSLAEFSKKVYKVYSDNQHLLPKSSNRFLEYVIQNDIYHSYSKIEGIQTVLNHLSHRIKHPVQLDNSIKLFKEYENELQSNFDAFFKDVFKEFKASS
- a CDS encoding peptidoglycan synthetase, which translates into the protein MNKVHLIAIGGSAMHNMALALHEKGFEVTGSDDEINEPSKSRLAKAGILPEEIGWFPDKIKGDLNAVILGMHAREDNPELIRARQMGLKIYSYPEYIYEATKTKTRIVIGGSHGKTTITAMILHVMNYLKIETDYLVGAQLEGFNTMVNLTNTSQYAVIEGDEYLASPIDRRPKFHLYKPNIAILSGIAWDHINVFPTFEIYVDQFKKFINLIEPNGSLIYCSEDKVLEDVCKTTTNSKIDKMPYSVPNHEIIDGTTYLLVNEQKIPLQIFGNHNLMNLNGARLVCNKIGILNTQFYEAIQSFKGAAKRLELVYKKDTFNFYKDFAHSPSKLKATTDAVKKQFTKRKIIACMELHTFSSLNEEFLAQYKDSMNLADEAIVYFNPHTIAHKKLKEITPEQVHACFNRKDLEVFTKSSDVTDYLKSKKWNDSVLLMMSSGNFDGVDFNSLAKELVI